The DNA segment CCGCTGACCGGGCCGGTCTGGTCGGCGGTGTCGCGGGCCTGCACGGTGTAGGAGTAGTCGGTGCCGGCGGTCAGGCCCGTGTCCGTGTACGAGGTCGTCGTCACGGTGGCGACCTTGGCGCCGTCGCGCAGCACGTCGTAGTTCTTGACGCCCTTGTCGTCGGTGGCGGCCGACCAGGACAGCTTCACCGAGGTGTCGGTGACGCCCGACGCGGTCGGGGTGCCGGGCGCGGAGGGCGCGGCGTCGCCGGGGACCGTGGTGCCGTCACAACTGTCGCCGTTCAGCTTGCAGTTGGAGGGGGAGCCGGTCCCGGCGCCGTTGAAGCCGAAGGAGACGGAGGCGCCCGGGGCGAGGGAGCCGTTGTAGGACTTGTTCCTGGCCGTCCAGTGGGTGCCGGAGGAGGTGACGTCCGCGTCCCAGGCGGAGGTGACCGACGTGCCGGAGGGGAAGTCCCACTCGATCGTCCACGAACTGATGGCCGTGGTACCGGTGTTCTTGACGGTCCACTTGCCCTCGAAGCCGGTGCCCCAGTCCTGGGTCTTGGCGTAGGTGGCGGTCGCTCCCCCACTCTCGGCTGCGCTCGAGCGGGGGGACCCCCATCCGGCCGGCTGGGCCGGACTCGCGAGACCGACCAGACCGGCGAGGGGGAGCAACAGGGTCGCGAACCCTGCCGCGGCTCTGTGTCTGAAGCGCATGCTGCGCCTCCCTAAGTGTGGGGATGTCACGGGCATGACTGAGCCTTCACGCCCACGGTGCGGCGAGAATAGGAAGGTCTGGACCAGCGGTCAATAGGTCTGGACCAGTTGGCCGAAGTTCGGCTGGAATTCCAACTCCCCTGCCGGTAATGGGCGTTGGAGCCGCTCCGGGCTCCTGCGGCCCGCGCCGGACCAGGGGGCCGTACCCTGACCGGGCGATGAGGAGGGTGCATGGATGACACGGCACGCCCCGGGACGGTCCTGGTCGTCGACGACGACGCGGCGATCCGCCGGTCCCTGGAGCGCGGCCTCAGGCTGAACGGCTTCACGGTGCGGACCGCCGCCGACGGGCCCGAGGCGCTCACCGCGATCGGGCAGGCGCCCCCGGACGTCCTGGTGCTCGACGTGTCGATGCCCGGCCTGAGCGGCATCCAGGTGTGCGCCCGGCTCCGCGACGAGGGCCGGGACCTGCCCGTGCTCATGCTCTCCGCGCTCGACGAGACCGCCGACCGCATCGCCGGGCTCCAGGCGGGCGGCGACGACTACCTGGTCAAGCCCTTCGCCCTCCAGGAACTGGTGCTGCGGCTGCGCGCCCTGCTGCGCCGCCGGCCCCCGGCCGCTCCCGAGGTGCTCCGGGTGGCGGGCCTGGTGATCGACCCGGCCGCCCGCACCGCCGAGCGCGACGGCAGCCCGCTGGAGCTGACCCGGCGCGAGTTCGCGCTCCTGGAGGTGCTCGCCCGCAACGCGGGACTCGTCCTGACCCGCGACCAGCTCCTGGAACGGGTGTGGGGCTACGACTTCGACGTCCGCAGCGACGCCGTCGACACCTTCGTCAGCTACCTGCGCCGCAAACTGGAGGCCGGCGGACGCGCCCGGCTCGTCCACACCGTGCGCGGCGTGGGCTTCGTGCTGAGGGAGGCGCGGGATGCGCGGGATGCGGGGTGAGGCCGGTGAGACCCGAGAGCGCGGGGAGTCCGGGGGGTCCGGTGAGTTCTGAGAGTTCAGTGAGACCCATGAGTCACGCGAGCCCCACGCCCCCTATGGGTCCCGCACAGCCCAGGAGATCCGTGCGGTCCATGCGGTCCATGAGGCTGTCCACCCGTATCGCCCTCGCCGTCGGATGTACCGTCCCGCTGCTGGTCCTGGCCTCCGGCTGGCTGCTGCTGCACCTGGTCGCCCGGGACGTGCGCGGCGCCGGTGACCAGCATCTGCGGCAGCGGGCCGCGGCCGTCGCCCCGGACGCCCGGTCCCTGCTGCGCGCCTCGGCGAACGACCGTCCCAGGGCCGCCGACACCAGGGAGCGCCGGCTGTTCGACGCCGCGCTCGACGTCGGCGTACGCGTCG comes from the Streptomyces sp. NBC_00820 genome and includes:
- a CDS encoding response regulator transcription factor, giving the protein MDDTARPGTVLVVDDDAAIRRSLERGLRLNGFTVRTAADGPEALTAIGQAPPDVLVLDVSMPGLSGIQVCARLRDEGRDLPVLMLSALDETADRIAGLQAGGDDYLVKPFALQELVLRLRALLRRRPPAAPEVLRVAGLVIDPAARTAERDGSPLELTRREFALLEVLARNAGLVLTRDQLLERVWGYDFDVRSDAVDTFVSYLRRKLEAGGRARLVHTVRGVGFVLREARDARDAG